One region of Carbonactinospora thermoautotrophica genomic DNA includes:
- a CDS encoding TadE family type IV pilus minor pilin, with the protein MIRSTDRGYVSAETAVVLPALVLVLVLVLWGVNAGLAQIRCVDAARAGARGLARGESQAASVAAAYAAAPAGARISVATGGDQMRVEVRVEIHPPGVFGARLPGLPVRGTAVAAREPTGPGAP; encoded by the coding sequence ATGATTCGATCGACCGATCGCGGGTACGTCAGCGCAGAGACGGCGGTGGTGCTGCCCGCGTTGGTCCTGGTGCTCGTCTTAGTGCTGTGGGGCGTGAACGCCGGGCTCGCCCAGATCCGCTGTGTCGATGCGGCGCGCGCCGGGGCTCGCGGGCTGGCACGAGGCGAGAGCCAGGCGGCGAGCGTGGCCGCCGCGTATGCCGCGGCACCGGCCGGGGCACGGATCTCGGTCGCCACGGGAGGCGATCAGATGCGCGTCGAGGTTCGAGTCGAGATACACCCGCCTGGAGTATTCGGGGCCAGACTGCCCGGCTTACCCGTGCGGGGAACGGCCGTGGCCGCCCGGGAGCCGACAGGGCCGGGGGCGCCATGA
- a CDS encoding Rv3654c family TadE-like protein, whose amino-acid sequence MSHGGDAGGAGGRDRGAATVYAMALIGVVWLAGLATLTVTRAVEARHRAGAAADLAALAAADRALDGATTACAAAGMVVKAHQAHLATCTLRGEIAEVTAEVRLPGVLALIPPARVRARAGPIEEVPAGVPYRVQHAAVP is encoded by the coding sequence ATGAGTCACGGCGGGGACGCTGGTGGGGCCGGCGGACGCGACCGGGGCGCGGCGACCGTGTACGCGATGGCCCTGATCGGGGTCGTGTGGCTGGCCGGGCTCGCCACGCTGACAGTCACCCGGGCGGTCGAGGCACGACATCGGGCGGGCGCAGCCGCGGACCTGGCCGCGCTCGCCGCCGCGGATCGTGCCCTGGACGGTGCTACGACGGCTTGTGCGGCCGCGGGTATGGTCGTGAAAGCTCACCAAGCCCACCTGGCCACGTGCACGCTGCGCGGGGAGATCGCCGAGGTCACCGCTGAGGTCCGCCTGCCCGGCGTGCTCGCGTTGATCCCGCCGGCGCGGGTGCGTGCCCGGGCCGGACCGATCGAGGAGGTTCCCGCAGGCGTCCCGTACCGCGTCCAACACGCTGCGGTGCCCTAG
- a CDS encoding Rieske 2Fe-2S domain-containing protein, translated as MKVTSIGHAGYYIETEAGSILCDPWVNPAYFASWFPFPDNSGLDWERYRHPDYLYVSHLHRDHYDPDHLREKVSRDATVLLPDYRTNDLENALRGIGFQKFITLPSGKAVDLDGGLRVMIVALVSPSDGPIGDSALAVDDGEVRILNQNDAKPVDLEELRAFGEYDAHFLQFSGANWWPLVYDLPERAKAAFGSTKRSNGLARALRYVAEINARYVVPSAGPPCFLDEELFEFNDLENSPANPFPDHPVFVEYLREHGCDNALLMVPGSVLELTRDGARVTHPGPDEEVFRPYRDKQAYLREYAERKRSRIAAEKATWPSPEVDVFAELKEWFEPLLKTADHIATGVGAQLLLEVGDDLKIVIDFVDREVRKWDGEKCRYRFKVERPLIERLIAEHEIDWVNSLFLSMRFQASRIGPYNEYVYTFFKCLSPERMAYAEKWFAQREEDPEEIQLGDWLVQRKCPHRQADLSYFGELHGDTLICTMHRYEFDLKTGRCLTANDRPIKARRVEPKEQPGPVEEHEVPED; from the coding sequence ATGAAGGTAACGTCGATCGGCCACGCCGGCTACTACATCGAGACCGAGGCGGGCAGCATCCTGTGCGACCCATGGGTCAACCCCGCCTACTTCGCGTCCTGGTTCCCGTTCCCCGACAACAGCGGGCTCGACTGGGAGCGGTACCGTCACCCCGACTACCTGTACGTCTCGCACCTGCACCGGGACCATTACGACCCGGACCACCTGCGGGAGAAGGTGTCGCGCGACGCGACGGTGCTGCTGCCCGACTACCGGACGAACGACCTTGAGAACGCGCTGCGCGGGATCGGTTTCCAGAAGTTCATCACGCTGCCCAGCGGCAAGGCGGTCGATCTTGACGGCGGCCTGCGCGTCATGATCGTGGCGCTGGTCTCGCCCAGCGACGGCCCGATCGGGGACTCGGCCCTGGCGGTCGACGACGGTGAGGTGCGCATCCTCAACCAGAACGACGCCAAGCCGGTCGACCTTGAGGAACTGCGGGCGTTCGGCGAGTACGACGCGCACTTCCTGCAGTTCTCGGGCGCGAACTGGTGGCCGCTCGTGTACGACCTACCTGAGCGGGCCAAGGCGGCCTTCGGCTCGACCAAGCGGTCGAACGGTCTGGCGCGGGCCCTGCGGTACGTGGCGGAGATCAACGCCCGGTACGTGGTCCCCTCGGCCGGCCCGCCCTGCTTCCTCGACGAGGAGTTGTTCGAGTTCAACGACCTGGAGAACTCGCCGGCGAACCCGTTCCCGGACCACCCCGTCTTCGTCGAGTACCTGCGCGAGCACGGGTGCGACAACGCCCTGCTCATGGTGCCGGGGAGCGTGCTGGAGCTCACCAGGGACGGGGCCCGGGTGACGCACCCGGGGCCGGACGAGGAGGTGTTCCGGCCCTACCGGGACAAGCAGGCTTATCTGCGCGAGTACGCCGAGCGCAAGCGGTCGCGCATCGCGGCGGAGAAGGCCACCTGGCCCTCGCCCGAGGTGGACGTCTTCGCGGAGCTCAAGGAGTGGTTCGAGCCGCTGCTGAAGACGGCCGACCACATCGCCACCGGGGTCGGTGCGCAGCTGCTGCTGGAGGTGGGCGACGACCTGAAGATCGTTATCGACTTCGTCGACCGCGAGGTGCGGAAGTGGGACGGTGAGAAGTGCCGTTACCGCTTCAAGGTCGAGCGCCCGCTGATCGAGCGGCTGATCGCCGAGCACGAGATCGACTGGGTGAACAGCCTGTTCCTCAGCATGCGGTTCCAGGCGTCGCGCATCGGGCCGTACAACGAGTACGTCTACACGTTCTTCAAGTGCCTCTCCCCCGAGCGCATGGCGTACGCCGAGAAGTGGTTCGCCCAGCGGGAGGAGGACCCCGAGGAGATCCAGCTCGGCGATTGGCTGGTGCAGCGCAAGTGCCCGCACCGTCAGGCCGACCTCAGCTACTTCGGCGAGCTGCACGGTGACACGCTGATCTGCACCATGCACCGGTACGAGTTCGACCTGAAGACGGGGCGCTGTCTCACCGCCAACGACCGGCCGATCAAGGCCCGCCGGGTCGAGCCCAAGGAGCAGCCCGGACCTGTCGAGGAGCACGAGGTCCCGGAGGACTGA
- a CDS encoding DEAD/DEAH box helicase — protein sequence MKPRDPEELLARLLTAPGRRDRITHVERVPARAGRQADWPDWVPDVLVERLRAAGVERPWAHQVAAAEHARAGRSVVISTGTASGKSLAYLLPCLTAVLEGAAAAQGRGATVLYLAPTKALAADQLRAIRSLELPGVRAATFDGDTPTEERDWIRAHAQYVLTNPDMLHRTLLPGHGRWAPFLRALKYVVVDECHTYRGVFGSHVAHVLRRLRRVCARYGGSPVFVLASATVSDPGASAARLVGVPVVEVTEDASPRGETAFVLWEPPLTDLLGEQGAPVRRTVTAESADLLADLLAEGIRTVVFVRSRRGAEVIALLARQALDEAEPGLGARVAAYRAGYLPEERRELERALHSGELLGLASTSALELGVDVSGLDAVVLAGYPGTRASMWQQAGRAGRAGQGALAVLVARDDPLDTYLVRHPEALFGQPVEATVLDPDNPYVLAPHLCAAAAELPLTPADLPLFGSAAEQVLPALEQRGLLRRRPTGWYWTRRDRASDLTDIRGVGGAVIRVVELGTGRLLGTVAPAAAHSTVHEGAVYLHQGESYLVRALDLDEAVALVEPAQPDYSTTAREITDIRILQTERSTRWGEATLCFGTVEVTSQVVSFLRKRLLTGEVLGEEPLDLPPRHLRTRAVWWTISFDQVAAAGVARADLPGAAHAAEHASIGLLPLFATCDRWDIGGVSTALHQDTGLPTVFVYDGHPGGAGFAERAYSSARPWLTATREAIESCACLDGCPSCIQSPKCGNGNNPLDKTGAVRLLTALLAVAPSG from the coding sequence GTGAAACCTCGTGATCCCGAGGAGCTGCTGGCGCGGTTGCTGACCGCACCGGGGCGGCGGGACCGCATCACGCACGTGGAACGCGTACCGGCGCGGGCCGGACGGCAGGCCGACTGGCCGGACTGGGTGCCGGACGTGCTCGTCGAGCGGCTGCGCGCTGCCGGAGTGGAGCGGCCCTGGGCGCACCAGGTGGCCGCGGCCGAGCACGCACGGGCTGGGCGGTCGGTGGTGATCTCGACTGGCACGGCGTCCGGCAAGTCCCTGGCGTACCTGTTGCCCTGCCTGACCGCGGTTCTCGAGGGCGCCGCCGCGGCGCAGGGGCGGGGCGCGACCGTCCTGTACCTGGCGCCCACCAAGGCGCTCGCCGCCGACCAGCTGCGGGCGATCCGATCGCTGGAGCTGCCCGGGGTGCGGGCGGCGACCTTCGACGGGGACACCCCGACCGAGGAACGTGACTGGATCCGGGCCCACGCCCAGTACGTGCTCACCAACCCGGACATGCTCCACCGCACCCTGCTGCCCGGGCACGGCCGGTGGGCGCCGTTCCTGCGGGCGCTGAAGTACGTGGTGGTCGACGAGTGCCACACCTACCGCGGGGTGTTCGGCTCGCACGTCGCGCACGTGCTGCGCCGGCTGCGGCGGGTGTGCGCCCGGTACGGCGGCTCGCCGGTGTTCGTGCTGGCCTCGGCCACCGTGTCGGACCCCGGCGCCTCGGCGGCGCGCCTGGTGGGCGTACCGGTCGTGGAGGTCACCGAGGACGCCTCACCGCGCGGTGAGACCGCGTTCGTGCTGTGGGAGCCACCGCTCACCGACCTGCTCGGGGAGCAGGGCGCCCCGGTCCGCCGCACGGTCACCGCCGAGTCCGCGGACCTGCTCGCCGACCTGCTCGCCGAAGGGATACGCACGGTGGTGTTCGTCCGGTCGCGGCGCGGGGCCGAGGTGATCGCGCTGCTCGCCCGGCAGGCGCTCGACGAGGCGGAGCCCGGGCTCGGTGCGCGCGTGGCCGCGTACCGGGCCGGATACCTGCCCGAGGAGCGGCGCGAGCTGGAGCGGGCGCTGCATTCGGGTGAGCTTCTGGGACTGGCCTCCACGTCCGCGCTGGAGCTGGGCGTGGACGTGTCCGGGCTGGACGCGGTGGTGCTGGCGGGCTACCCGGGCACGCGTGCCTCGATGTGGCAGCAGGCAGGGCGCGCGGGGCGGGCCGGGCAGGGTGCGCTCGCCGTCCTGGTGGCGCGCGACGACCCGCTCGACACGTACCTGGTCCGCCACCCCGAGGCGCTGTTCGGGCAGCCGGTCGAGGCGACCGTGCTCGATCCCGACAACCCCTACGTGCTCGCGCCGCACCTGTGCGCGGCCGCGGCCGAGCTGCCGCTCACGCCTGCCGACCTGCCGCTGTTCGGCTCCGCGGCGGAACAGGTGCTGCCCGCGCTGGAGCAGCGCGGGCTGCTGCGCCGCCGGCCCACCGGGTGGTACTGGACCCGGCGGGATCGGGCGAGCGACCTCACCGACATCAGGGGGGTGGGCGGAGCGGTGATCCGGGTCGTCGAGCTGGGCACCGGCCGGCTGCTGGGGACGGTCGCCCCGGCGGCGGCGCACTCCACCGTGCACGAAGGCGCGGTGTACCTGCACCAGGGCGAGTCGTACCTGGTACGGGCGCTCGACCTGGACGAGGCGGTGGCGCTGGTGGAGCCGGCGCAGCCCGACTACAGCACGACAGCCCGGGAGATCACCGACATCCGGATACTCCAGACAGAGCGCAGCACCCGGTGGGGCGAGGCGACCCTGTGCTTCGGCACGGTCGAGGTGACCAGCCAGGTGGTGTCGTTCCTGCGCAAGCGACTGCTCACTGGCGAGGTGCTCGGCGAGGAGCCACTCGACCTGCCGCCCAGGCACCTGCGCACGCGGGCCGTGTGGTGGACGATCTCCTTCGACCAGGTCGCCGCGGCCGGGGTGGCCCGGGCCGACCTGCCGGGCGCCGCGCACGCGGCCGAACACGCGTCGATCGGCCTGCTCCCGTTGTTCGCGACCTGTGACCGGTGGGACATCGGCGGTGTGTCGACCGCGCTGCACCAGGACACCGGGTTGCCGACCGTCTTCGTGTACGACGGGCACCCCGGCGGCGCCGGCTTCGCCGAGCGTGCCTACTCCTCCGCCCGGCCCTGGCTGACCGCCACTCGCGAAGCCATCGAGTCCTGCGCCTGCCTGGACGGCTGCCCTTCGTGCATCCAGTCGCCCAAGTGCGGCAACGGCAACAACCCCCTGGACAAGACCGGCGCGGTCCGCCTCCTCACGGCCTTGTTGGCCGTCGCCCCTTCCGGCTAG
- a CDS encoding STAS domain-containing protein — protein MDLSLSTRKEGDRTVVEVAGEIDVYTAPKLREQLVELVNDGNYHLVVDMEGVEFLDSTGLGVLVGGLKRVRAHDGSLHLVCTQERILKIFRITGLTKVFPIHSSVEEAIAAAD, from the coding sequence GTGGACCTTTCCCTGTCCACCCGCAAGGAGGGCGACCGCACCGTCGTCGAAGTAGCCGGTGAGATCGACGTCTACACCGCGCCCAAGCTCCGCGAACAACTGGTCGAACTCGTCAACGACGGCAACTACCACCTCGTCGTCGATATGGAGGGAGTCGAGTTCCTGGACTCAACCGGGCTCGGCGTCCTGGTCGGCGGCTTGAAGCGGGTTCGCGCGCACGACGGTTCGTTGCACCTCGTGTGCACCCAGGAGCGGATCCTGAAAATCTTCCGCATCACCGGTCTCACGAAGGTCTTCCCGATCCACTCGTCCGTGGAAGAGGCCATCGCCGCCGCGGACTGA
- a CDS encoding ATP-binding protein yields MATVQLRFSALPSHVRTARLVAAALARRAGVDEAMLDEVRLAVGEACSRAVGLHIQNRPEEPVTVVLSTDGGRFSVEVADRVPADGMSPSGLGAQLPGTDGERDDVVMDSLPGAMGLAVISGLVEDVEVRPGVDGAVIRMSWPTAQPEC; encoded by the coding sequence ATGGCCACTGTTCAACTGCGATTCAGTGCGTTGCCGTCGCACGTGCGTACGGCGCGCCTCGTTGCTGCCGCGCTAGCCCGGCGGGCGGGCGTCGACGAGGCCATGCTCGACGAGGTGCGGTTGGCCGTCGGCGAGGCATGCTCGCGGGCCGTCGGGTTGCACATCCAGAACCGGCCGGAGGAACCCGTCACCGTGGTGCTCTCCACTGACGGAGGCCGGTTCTCCGTCGAGGTCGCCGACCGCGTGCCGGCCGACGGCATGTCACCGTCGGGGCTCGGCGCGCAGTTGCCCGGTACGGACGGGGAGCGAGACGATGTGGTGATGGACTCCCTGCCCGGAGCCATGGGCCTGGCCGTGATCAGCGGTCTGGTGGAGGACGTCGAAGTCCGACCTGGCGTGGACGGCGCCGTCATCCGCATGAGTTGGCCGACCGCACAGCCGGAGTGCTGA
- a CDS encoding sodium-translocating pyrophosphatase translates to MSGLYQTAAGGEPIALSGGNLTLVVVVALVAVAALGVAGFLVREVLSASEGTDNMKRIAAAVQEGAAAYLARQFKTLGVFAVIVFFLLMLLPADSTGERIGRSIFFLVGALFSALTGYMGMWLAVRANVRVAAAARETGSNSAMRIAFRTGGVAGMFTVGLGLLGAAIVVLLYRADAPKVLEGFGFGAAMLAMFMRVGGGIFTKAADVGADLVGKVEQNIPEDDPRNAATIADNVGDNVGDCAGMAADLFESYAVMLVAALILGKAAFGTQGLVFPLIVPAIGVVTAVIGIFAVSPRPGDRSGMTPINRGFAISAVISAVLVAIAAFLYLPASFAELDGVSQEIQAVNGNPRYVAIAAVVIGIVLAAVIQQLTGYFTETGRRPVQDIGKTSLTGPATVILAGVSVGLESAVYTAVTIALAVFAVSLLGGGVLVLSLFAVALAGTGLLTTVGVIVAMDTFGPVSDNAQGIAEMSGDVEGPGAQVLTELDAVGNTTKAITKGIAIATAVLAATALFGSFTDAIKGAVQQTGATPNLIENPQYFGVLNVSDPKNLVGLIIGAAVVFLFSGLAINAVSRAAGAVVFEVRRQFREIPGIMEGTGRPEYGKVVDICTKDSLRELATPGLLAVMAPIAVGFALGVGALGSYLAGAIGTGTLMAVFLANSGGAWDNAKKMVEDGAYGGKGSEAHAATVIGDTVGDPFKDTAGPAINPLLKVMNLVSLLIAPAVVTLSLGVNANLGVRIAIAAAALVIVVATVTFSKRKSIAVAPEQEPAKV, encoded by the coding sequence ATGTCCGGGCTTTACCAAACCGCCGCAGGTGGCGAACCGATAGCTCTCTCGGGCGGCAACCTCACGTTGGTGGTGGTTGTCGCCCTCGTTGCTGTGGCCGCTCTCGGTGTCGCGGGCTTCCTCGTCCGTGAGGTGCTGTCCGCGAGCGAAGGCACCGACAACATGAAGCGCATCGCCGCGGCGGTTCAGGAAGGCGCGGCGGCCTACCTCGCCCGTCAGTTCAAGACCCTGGGCGTGTTCGCCGTCATCGTTTTCTTCCTGCTCATGCTGTTGCCGGCCGACAGCACCGGGGAGCGGATCGGTCGTTCGATCTTCTTCCTGGTCGGCGCGCTGTTCTCCGCGCTCACCGGCTACATGGGCATGTGGCTGGCGGTCCGGGCGAACGTCCGCGTCGCCGCGGCCGCGCGGGAGACGGGCTCGAACAGCGCCATGCGGATCGCCTTCCGCACCGGTGGCGTGGCCGGCATGTTCACCGTCGGCCTGGGCCTGCTCGGCGCCGCGATCGTCGTGCTGCTGTACCGCGCGGACGCGCCGAAGGTTCTTGAGGGCTTCGGCTTCGGGGCCGCGATGTTGGCCATGTTCATGCGAGTCGGCGGCGGCATCTTCACCAAGGCCGCCGACGTCGGCGCTGACCTGGTCGGCAAGGTCGAGCAGAACATCCCCGAGGACGACCCGCGCAACGCGGCGACCATCGCGGACAACGTGGGCGACAACGTCGGCGACTGCGCCGGCATGGCCGCCGACCTGTTCGAGTCGTACGCGGTGATGCTGGTCGCCGCCCTGATCCTGGGCAAGGCCGCCTTCGGCACGCAGGGCCTGGTGTTCCCGTTGATCGTGCCGGCCATCGGCGTGGTGACCGCGGTCATCGGCATCTTCGCGGTGTCGCCGAGGCCTGGTGACCGCTCCGGGATGACCCCGATCAACCGGGGCTTCGCGATCTCGGCGGTGATCTCCGCGGTGCTCGTGGCGATCGCCGCGTTCCTGTACCTGCCGGCGTCCTTCGCCGAGCTGGACGGCGTGAGCCAGGAGATCCAGGCGGTGAACGGCAACCCGCGGTACGTCGCCATCGCCGCGGTGGTGATCGGCATCGTGCTCGCGGCCGTCATCCAGCAGCTCACCGGGTACTTCACCGAGACCGGCCGGCGGCCGGTGCAGGACATCGGCAAGACCTCGCTCACCGGCCCGGCGACCGTCATCCTGGCCGGCGTCTCCGTCGGCCTGGAGTCCGCGGTGTACACCGCGGTGACCATCGCGCTCGCGGTGTTCGCCGTGTCCCTGCTCGGCGGCGGGGTCCTCGTGCTGTCCCTGTTCGCGGTGGCGCTCGCCGGCACCGGCCTGCTGACCACGGTCGGCGTCATCGTGGCCATGGACACCTTCGGCCCGGTGTCGGACAACGCCCAGGGCATCGCCGAGATGTCCGGCGACGTCGAGGGTCCGGGCGCGCAGGTGCTCACCGAACTGGACGCGGTCGGCAACACCACCAAGGCGATCACCAAGGGCATCGCGATCGCGACCGCGGTCCTCGCGGCGACCGCCCTGTTCGGGTCGTTCACCGACGCCATCAAGGGCGCGGTGCAGCAGACCGGCGCCACCCCGAACCTGATCGAGAACCCGCAGTACTTCGGCGTGCTCAACGTGTCCGACCCGAAGAACCTGGTCGGCCTGATCATCGGCGCCGCGGTGGTGTTCCTCTTCTCCGGCCTTGCGATCAACGCGGTGTCCCGGGCCGCGGGCGCGGTCGTGTTCGAGGTGCGTCGCCAGTTCCGCGAGATCCCCGGGATCATGGAGGGCACCGGCCGGCCGGAGTACGGCAAGGTCGTCGACATCTGCACCAAGGACTCGCTGCGCGAACTCGCCACGCCCGGCCTGCTGGCCGTCATGGCCCCGATCGCGGTCGGCTTCGCGCTCGGGGTCGGCGCGCTCGGCTCCTACCTGGCGGGTGCGATCGGCACCGGCACCCTGATGGCGGTGTTCCTCGCGAACTCCGGCGGCGCCTGGGACAACGCCAAGAAGATGGTCGAGGACGGCGCGTACGGCGGCAAGGGCTCCGAGGCGCACGCGGCGACCGTCATCGGCGACACCGTCGGCGACCCGTTCAAGGACACCGCGGGTCCCGCGATCAACCCGCTGCTCAAGGTGATGAACCTGGTCTCGCTGCTGATCGCCCCGGCGGTGGTCACGCTGTCGCTCGGCGTGAACGCCAACCTCGGCGTGCGGATCGCGATCGCGGCGGCGGCCTTGGTCATCGTCGTGGCCACGGTGACTTTCTCGAAGCGCAAGAGCATCGCGGTCGCGCCCGAGCAGGAACCGGCCAAGGTCTGA
- a CDS encoding alpha/beta hydrolase, producing MRRRVFAVGTILTAAALVASAVPAAQAVPADPLRKYTTQRLEWKPCAGSRLRCATLLAPRDWHRPGVGPDVKIAISRLKAAKPEQRRGVLLINPGGPGASGLTLPLAIGSVVPAIAQAYDLIGFDPRGVGRSTRIRCQTAAEYERFTNIDMRDRSSENIQRVLRESRQIADNCHRRSGELLRYVNTDQTVRDMDLIRSLLGARKINYLGYSGGTRLGAYYATVFPDRVDRFVLDSNNEFTASWEESLNWQPLGFERRFNEDFLAWIAKHDKTYHYGRTARQARARWEARRAALQQSPLKVSDTFTLTAAGLDNGTVLAMYSANGFPQLATALAALEHFDSATTEEKQAIQTAFGPFFDADLYAVYYSVTCNDTRWTRDSAYWLALSERFGRQYPLIGYSWLAQPCAYWPFRADRPLKVDGRGVPPVLMINSVHDPATPIEGAVRAHRRFANSRLLTVENEGDHGIYASGNKCVQDVVNRFLLAGRIPARDTTCPGVPLPEPRSDSRARAVGGRPQNILVHNWELTRQYADSFPADAETGLAGLLQRLDLPDWFLPDWLPLLTGLVVRRSAD from the coding sequence GTGCGACGCCGAGTCTTCGCGGTGGGAACGATCCTGACGGCGGCCGCCCTGGTCGCCTCGGCCGTGCCAGCGGCCCAGGCCGTTCCCGCCGACCCGCTCCGCAAGTACACCACGCAGCGGCTGGAGTGGAAGCCCTGCGCGGGTAGCCGCCTGCGCTGCGCGACGTTGCTCGCCCCGCGCGACTGGCACCGTCCCGGTGTCGGTCCAGATGTCAAGATCGCGATCTCCCGGCTCAAGGCGGCCAAACCGGAGCAGCGACGAGGCGTCCTGCTGATCAACCCGGGCGGTCCGGGCGCCTCCGGCCTGACGCTGCCGCTCGCCATCGGCAGCGTCGTGCCCGCGATCGCGCAGGCGTACGACCTGATCGGGTTCGATCCGCGCGGCGTCGGCCGCAGCACGCGCATCCGGTGTCAGACGGCTGCGGAGTACGAACGGTTCACCAACATCGACATGCGGGACCGGTCGTCGGAGAACATCCAGCGGGTGCTGCGTGAATCCCGACAGATCGCCGACAACTGCCACCGGCGCAGCGGTGAGCTGCTCCGGTACGTCAACACCGACCAGACGGTGCGCGACATGGACCTGATCCGGAGCCTGCTCGGCGCACGCAAGATCAACTATCTCGGGTATTCCGGCGGCACCCGGCTCGGCGCGTACTACGCGACCGTGTTCCCGGACCGGGTCGACCGGTTCGTCCTGGACAGCAACAACGAGTTCACCGCCTCCTGGGAGGAGTCGCTGAACTGGCAGCCGCTGGGCTTCGAGCGACGGTTCAATGAAGACTTCCTCGCCTGGATCGCCAAGCACGACAAGACGTACCACTACGGCCGCACCGCCCGGCAGGCGCGCGCCCGCTGGGAGGCCCGCCGGGCCGCCCTGCAGCAGTCCCCACTCAAGGTGTCCGACACGTTCACGCTCACCGCGGCCGGGCTCGACAACGGCACCGTGCTGGCCATGTACTCGGCCAACGGCTTCCCCCAGCTCGCGACCGCGCTCGCCGCGCTGGAGCACTTCGACTCGGCCACCACCGAGGAGAAGCAGGCGATCCAGACGGCGTTCGGGCCGTTCTTCGACGCGGATCTGTACGCCGTGTACTACTCGGTGACCTGCAACGACACCCGGTGGACCCGCGACTCGGCGTACTGGCTGGCGCTTTCGGAACGGTTCGGTCGGCAGTACCCGCTGATCGGCTACAGCTGGCTGGCGCAGCCCTGTGCGTACTGGCCGTTCCGAGCCGACCGCCCGCTGAAGGTCGACGGCCGGGGAGTGCCGCCGGTACTGATGATCAACTCCGTGCATGACCCGGCCACCCCGATCGAGGGTGCCGTGCGGGCCCACCGGCGGTTCGCGAACTCCCGCCTGCTCACCGTCGAGAACGAGGGCGACCACGGCATCTACGCCAGCGGCAACAAGTGCGTCCAGGACGTCGTCAACCGGTTCCTGCTGGCCGGCCGGATCCCCGCCCGCGACACCACCTGCCCGGGTGTCCCGCTGCCCGAGCCGCGATCGGACAGCCGCGCCCGCGCGGTCGGAGGACGCCCGCAGAACATCCTGGTCCACAACTGGGAGCTCACCCGGCAGTACGCGGACTCGTTCCCGGCCGACGCCGAGACCGGCCTGGCCGGGCTGCTCCAGCGGCTGGACCTGCCGGACTGGTTCCTCCCGGACTGGCTCCCCCTGCTGACCGGCCTGGTGGTCCGCCGCTCCGCGGACTGA